CCAGGTGGCTGGCGCCGCCGGTGAAGAATCCGAGCACCAGCAGGACGAAGAAGAGCACGCCCTTGCCCGTCTGGCCCACGTAGAGCTGCCCCAGACCGGGCAGGAAGAAGCTCATGAGCGCGGCGGCCGGCGGGCTCTTGCGCTCGGCCACGATGAGGTCGGTCGCCCCGCCTGTCGTCAGGGACGTGACGCGCGCCCCGCAGTGGGGGCAGTTCTCGTGGCTGCGAGCTATGCGCCGCCGGCAGGTCTCGCACCTCATGGCTGCGGCTGGCCCAGCAGGCTCCCGACGGTGAGCGCTCCGGCGCCGCGCACGCCAGCGGAAAGCGCCGCTTCTGGCGCCCCCGGCGCCGCGGGAGGTTCCGGGTCGGGCGCGGCCGCCGGCGATTCGCCCGCCCCCGAGCCGCCGAACCGGGCGGCATGCTCCCCATGGAAGTGCTTCAGTTGGTCCGCATCGTAGCGCTTGAGCATCTCGGTGAGTTCTGCCACGTGCTCCTTTTCCTCGAACATCAGGTGCTCCATGAGCTCCCTGACCGCCGGATCCTCCGCCGCGGCCGCGAAGTCCTGGTACTGGTTGATCGTCTCGAGCTCCCGCATCAG
Above is a genomic segment from Candidatus Tanganyikabacteria bacterium containing:
- a CDS encoding TM2 domain-containing protein is translated as MRCETCRRRIARSHENCPHCGARVTSLTTGGATDLIVAERKSPPAAALMSFFLPGLGQLYVGQTGKGVLFFVLLVLGFFTGGASHLALLLYATAEAWVLAKRLRGGQPISRWGTIWDPTWEPFWS